In Strigops habroptila isolate Jane chromosome 2, bStrHab1.2.pri, whole genome shotgun sequence, one genomic interval encodes:
- the LOC115603638 gene encoding putative short transient receptor potential channel 2-like protein isoform X2, translating to MAHGPLAGPALQDYVSRHAPRRSAGTGRGGNRDRGRDRDQEQEEDRDRDQERGRDRFVRGGGSRERLRKEGGSVPAPGGPGWLRLKSALWCPSPHSRRAPGWGLGCATTSVPSQQDPKFPAENLLRADAPRPWLGCPQDRSRQLRVELQLERAIPIGYVDVGNCGCAFLQLEVGRSSWPRDRPYLPLVPSVALMTPAEARLEQNRCGVRMFKEADFPAPALGQRWDRLRLTLSQPFSRHSQFGLSFIRVRTPLDPPRPPQRPVGASCPEAAVMGSSATARAPGSAPEGAHPSSLRSEPMDSPWSSSPALSRSLFPAPCSRGWGHLEVLPPSPCSRSPAQEPQGGGGGGGAEAEAAPVPAGALLPQPPGADAALGGAEPGAEVQNQPQGGPGAAGGGSRRSRGARSLPGPPRAGARPRARRQRVGHSRTGGSKGGSGHRETGVCPICSACFSLELLPTHASGCGEDADGARPSSTVTGAPWVSCPICDLPFSAQEVQLHASTCGEPAGTWGSPASPSSPSPTGL from the exons ATGGCGCACGGTCCCTTAGCGGGCCCCGCGCTGCAGGACTACGTGTCCCGTCATGCACCGCGGCGGAGCGCCGGGACCGGCCGAGGCGGGAACCGGGACCGGGGCCGGGACCGggaccaggagcaggaggaggaccGAGACCGGGATCAGGAGCGGGGCCGGGATCGGTTCGTGCGTGGCGGGGGCTCGCGGGAGCG GCTCCGGAAGGAAGGAGGCTCCGTCCCGGCTCCGGGGGGTCCCGGATGGCTCCGGTTAAAATCAGCTTTGTGGTGTCCTTCTCCTCACAG CCGCCGGGCTCCCGGCTGGGGTCTCGGCTGTGCCACCACGTCTGTGCCCTCGCAGCAGGACCCCAAATTCCCGGCAGAGAACCTGCTCCGTGCGGACGCCCCCCGGCCCTGGCTGGGCTGCCCGCAGGACCGCAGCCGGCAGCTCCGCgtggagctgcagctggagcgCGCCATTCCCATCGGATACGTGGATGTTG GGAACTGCGGCTGCGCCTTCCTGCAGCTCGAGGTGGGACGCTCGTCGTGGCCGCGGGACCGGCCCTACCTCCCGCTGGTGCCCAGCGTGGCGCTGATGACCCCGGcggaggccaggctggagcagaaCCGCTGCGGGGTCCGCATGTTTAAGGAAG CCGACTTCCCGGCGCCGGCGCTGGGGCAGAGGTGGGACCGGCTGCGCCTGACGCTGAGCCAGCCCTTCAGCAGGCACAGCCAGTTCGGGCTCTCCTTCATCCGCGTGCGCACGCCGCTGGACCCCCCGCGCCCCCCACAGCGCCCGGTGGGTGCCTCCTGCCCCGAGGCAGCGGTGATGGGCTCCTCCGCCACCGCCCGAGCACCGGGGAGCGCCCCTGAGGGCGcccatcccagctccctgcGTTCCGAGCCCATGGACAGCCCTtggagctccagccctgccttgtCCCGGAGCCTCTTTCCAGCACCCTGCTC CCGGGGCTGGGGGCACCTCGAGGTGCTGCCTCCGAGCCCCTGCTCCCGATCTCCTGCCCAGGAGCcgcagggaggaggaggaggaggaggagctgaggCTGAAGCGGCGCCTGTCCCAGCTGGAGCCCTCCTGCCTCAGCCGCCCGGCGCGGATGCTGCTCTCGGCGGCGCGGAGCCGGGCGCTGAGGTCCAGAACCAGCCCCAGGGGGGACCCGGCGCTGCTGGAGGGGGGTCCCGGAGGAGCCGCGGCGCCCG GTCCCTGCCAGGCCCCCCCAGGGCAGGAGCCCGGCCCAGAGCCCGCAGGCAGCGAGTGGGGCACAGCAGGACAGGGGGCAGCAAAGGGGGCAGCGGCCACAGGGAGACGGGCGTCTGCCCCATCTGCTCCG cctgcttcagcctggagctgctccccaCACACGCCTCGGGCTGTGGGGAGGATGCTGACGGAGCCCGGCCTTCCTCCACGGTGACAGGGGCCCCCTGGGTGTCCTGCCCCATCTGCGACCTGCCCTTCAGCGCCCAGGAGGTGCAGCTGCACGCCAGCACGTGTGGGGAGCCCGCGGGGACATGGGGCAGCCCGGCCTCACCCTCAtcacccagccccacagggcTGTGA
- the LOC115603638 gene encoding putative short transient receptor potential channel 2-like protein isoform X1 translates to MAHGPLAGPALQDYVSRHAPRRSAGTGRGGNRDRGRDRDQEQEEDRDRDQERGRDRFVRGGGSRERLRKEGGSVPAPGGPGWLRLKSALWCPSPHSRRAPGWGLGCATTSVPSQQDPKFPAENLLRADAPRPWLGCPQDRSRQLRVELQLERAIPIGYVDVGNCGCAFLQLEVGRSSWPRDRPYLPLVPSVALMTPAEARLEQNRCGVRMFKEADFPAPALGQRWDRLRLTLSQPFSRHSQFGLSFIRVRTPLDPPRPPQRPVGASCPEAAVMGSSATARAPGSAPEGAHPSSLRSEPMDSPWSSSPALSRSLFPAPCSSRREEEEEEELRLKRRLSQLEPSCLSRPARMLLSAARSRALRSRTSPRGDPALLEGGPGGAAAPGSAEGVPTRAPRDSRRGAPSRSLPGPPRAGARPRARRQRVGHSRTGGSKGGSGHRETGVCPICSACFSLELLPTHASGCGEDADGARPSSTVTGAPWVSCPICDLPFSAQEVQLHASTCGEPAGTWGSPASPSSPSPTGL, encoded by the exons ATGGCGCACGGTCCCTTAGCGGGCCCCGCGCTGCAGGACTACGTGTCCCGTCATGCACCGCGGCGGAGCGCCGGGACCGGCCGAGGCGGGAACCGGGACCGGGGCCGGGACCGggaccaggagcaggaggaggaccGAGACCGGGATCAGGAGCGGGGCCGGGATCGGTTCGTGCGTGGCGGGGGCTCGCGGGAGCG GCTCCGGAAGGAAGGAGGCTCCGTCCCGGCTCCGGGGGGTCCCGGATGGCTCCGGTTAAAATCAGCTTTGTGGTGTCCTTCTCCTCACAG CCGCCGGGCTCCCGGCTGGGGTCTCGGCTGTGCCACCACGTCTGTGCCCTCGCAGCAGGACCCCAAATTCCCGGCAGAGAACCTGCTCCGTGCGGACGCCCCCCGGCCCTGGCTGGGCTGCCCGCAGGACCGCAGCCGGCAGCTCCGCgtggagctgcagctggagcgCGCCATTCCCATCGGATACGTGGATGTTG GGAACTGCGGCTGCGCCTTCCTGCAGCTCGAGGTGGGACGCTCGTCGTGGCCGCGGGACCGGCCCTACCTCCCGCTGGTGCCCAGCGTGGCGCTGATGACCCCGGcggaggccaggctggagcagaaCCGCTGCGGGGTCCGCATGTTTAAGGAAG CCGACTTCCCGGCGCCGGCGCTGGGGCAGAGGTGGGACCGGCTGCGCCTGACGCTGAGCCAGCCCTTCAGCAGGCACAGCCAGTTCGGGCTCTCCTTCATCCGCGTGCGCACGCCGCTGGACCCCCCGCGCCCCCCACAGCGCCCGGTGGGTGCCTCCTGCCCCGAGGCAGCGGTGATGGGCTCCTCCGCCACCGCCCGAGCACCGGGGAGCGCCCCTGAGGGCGcccatcccagctccctgcGTTCCGAGCCCATGGACAGCCCTtggagctccagccctgccttgtCCCGGAGCCTCTTTCCAGCACCCTGCTC GAGCcgcagggaggaggaggaggaggaggagctgaggCTGAAGCGGCGCCTGTCCCAGCTGGAGCCCTCCTGCCTCAGCCGCCCGGCGCGGATGCTGCTCTCGGCGGCGCGGAGCCGGGCGCTGAGGTCCAGAACCAGCCCCAGGGGGGACCCGGCGCTGCTGGAGGGGGGTCCCGGAGGAGCCGCGGCGCCCG GCTCTGCCGAGGGTGTCCCCACCAGAGCCCCCAGGGACAGCAGGCGGGGAGCTCCCAGCAG GTCCCTGCCAGGCCCCCCCAGGGCAGGAGCCCGGCCCAGAGCCCGCAGGCAGCGAGTGGGGCACAGCAGGACAGGGGGCAGCAAAGGGGGCAGCGGCCACAGGGAGACGGGCGTCTGCCCCATCTGCTCCG cctgcttcagcctggagctgctccccaCACACGCCTCGGGCTGTGGGGAGGATGCTGACGGAGCCCGGCCTTCCTCCACGGTGACAGGGGCCCCCTGGGTGTCCTGCCCCATCTGCGACCTGCCCTTCAGCGCCCAGGAGGTGCAGCTGCACGCCAGCACGTGTGGGGAGCCCGCGGGGACATGGGGCAGCCCGGCCTCACCCTCAtcacccagccccacagggcTGTGA
- the LOC115603638 gene encoding putative short transient receptor potential channel 2-like protein isoform X6 has translation MAPVKISFVVSFSSQDPKFPAENLLRADAPRPWLGCPQDRSRQLRVELQLERAIPIGYVDVGNCGCAFLQLEVGRSSWPRDRPYLPLVPSVALMTPAEARLEQNRCGVRMFKEADFPAPALGQRWDRLRLTLSQPFSRHSQFGLSFIRVRTPLDPPRPPQRPVGASCPEAAVMGSSATARAPGSAPEGAHPSSLRSEPMDSPWSSSPALSRSLFPAPCSSRREEEEEEELRLKRRLSQLEPSCLSRPARMLLSAARSRALRSRTSPRGDPALLEGGPGGAAAPGSAEGVPTRAPRDSRRGAPSRSLPGPPRAGARPRARRQRVGHSRTGGSKGGSGHRETGVCPICSACFSLELLPTHASGCGEDADGARPSSTVTGAPWVSCPICDLPFSAQEVQLHASTCGEPAGTWGSPASPSSPSPTGL, from the exons ATGGCTCCGGTTAAAATCAGCTTTGTGGTGTCCTTCTCCTCACAG GACCCCAAATTCCCGGCAGAGAACCTGCTCCGTGCGGACGCCCCCCGGCCCTGGCTGGGCTGCCCGCAGGACCGCAGCCGGCAGCTCCGCgtggagctgcagctggagcgCGCCATTCCCATCGGATACGTGGATGTTG GGAACTGCGGCTGCGCCTTCCTGCAGCTCGAGGTGGGACGCTCGTCGTGGCCGCGGGACCGGCCCTACCTCCCGCTGGTGCCCAGCGTGGCGCTGATGACCCCGGcggaggccaggctggagcagaaCCGCTGCGGGGTCCGCATGTTTAAGGAAG CCGACTTCCCGGCGCCGGCGCTGGGGCAGAGGTGGGACCGGCTGCGCCTGACGCTGAGCCAGCCCTTCAGCAGGCACAGCCAGTTCGGGCTCTCCTTCATCCGCGTGCGCACGCCGCTGGACCCCCCGCGCCCCCCACAGCGCCCGGTGGGTGCCTCCTGCCCCGAGGCAGCGGTGATGGGCTCCTCCGCCACCGCCCGAGCACCGGGGAGCGCCCCTGAGGGCGcccatcccagctccctgcGTTCCGAGCCCATGGACAGCCCTtggagctccagccctgccttgtCCCGGAGCCTCTTTCCAGCACCCTGCTC GAGCcgcagggaggaggaggaggaggaggagctgaggCTGAAGCGGCGCCTGTCCCAGCTGGAGCCCTCCTGCCTCAGCCGCCCGGCGCGGATGCTGCTCTCGGCGGCGCGGAGCCGGGCGCTGAGGTCCAGAACCAGCCCCAGGGGGGACCCGGCGCTGCTGGAGGGGGGTCCCGGAGGAGCCGCGGCGCCCG GCTCTGCCGAGGGTGTCCCCACCAGAGCCCCCAGGGACAGCAGGCGGGGAGCTCCCAGCAG GTCCCTGCCAGGCCCCCCCAGGGCAGGAGCCCGGCCCAGAGCCCGCAGGCAGCGAGTGGGGCACAGCAGGACAGGGGGCAGCAAAGGGGGCAGCGGCCACAGGGAGACGGGCGTCTGCCCCATCTGCTCCG cctgcttcagcctggagctgctccccaCACACGCCTCGGGCTGTGGGGAGGATGCTGACGGAGCCCGGCCTTCCTCCACGGTGACAGGGGCCCCCTGGGTGTCCTGCCCCATCTGCGACCTGCCCTTCAGCGCCCAGGAGGTGCAGCTGCACGCCAGCACGTGTGGGGAGCCCGCGGGGACATGGGGCAGCCCGGCCTCACCCTCAtcacccagccccacagggcTGTGA
- the LOC115603638 gene encoding putative short transient receptor potential channel 2-like protein isoform X3: MAHGPLAGPALQDYVSRHAPRRSAGTGRGGNRDRGRDRDQEQEEDRDRDQERGRDRLRKEGGSVPAPGGPGWLRLKSALWCPSPHSRRAPGWGLGCATTSVPSQQDPKFPAENLLRADAPRPWLGCPQDRSRQLRVELQLERAIPIGYVDVGNCGCAFLQLEVGRSSWPRDRPYLPLVPSVALMTPAEARLEQNRCGVRMFKEADFPAPALGQRWDRLRLTLSQPFSRHSQFGLSFIRVRTPLDPPRPPQRPVGASCPEAAVMGSSATARAPGSAPEGAHPSSLRSEPMDSPWSSSPALSRSLFPAPCSSRREEEEEEELRLKRRLSQLEPSCLSRPARMLLSAARSRALRSRTSPRGDPALLEGGPGGAAAPGSAEGVPTRAPRDSRRGAPSRSLPGPPRAGARPRARRQRVGHSRTGGSKGGSGHRETGVCPICSACFSLELLPTHASGCGEDADGARPSSTVTGAPWVSCPICDLPFSAQEVQLHASTCGEPAGTWGSPASPSSPSPTGL, encoded by the exons ATGGCGCACGGTCCCTTAGCGGGCCCCGCGCTGCAGGACTACGTGTCCCGTCATGCACCGCGGCGGAGCGCCGGGACCGGCCGAGGCGGGAACCGGGACCGGGGCCGGGACCGggaccaggagcaggaggaggaccGAGACCGGGATCAGGAGCGGGGCCGGGATCG GCTCCGGAAGGAAGGAGGCTCCGTCCCGGCTCCGGGGGGTCCCGGATGGCTCCGGTTAAAATCAGCTTTGTGGTGTCCTTCTCCTCACAG CCGCCGGGCTCCCGGCTGGGGTCTCGGCTGTGCCACCACGTCTGTGCCCTCGCAGCAGGACCCCAAATTCCCGGCAGAGAACCTGCTCCGTGCGGACGCCCCCCGGCCCTGGCTGGGCTGCCCGCAGGACCGCAGCCGGCAGCTCCGCgtggagctgcagctggagcgCGCCATTCCCATCGGATACGTGGATGTTG GGAACTGCGGCTGCGCCTTCCTGCAGCTCGAGGTGGGACGCTCGTCGTGGCCGCGGGACCGGCCCTACCTCCCGCTGGTGCCCAGCGTGGCGCTGATGACCCCGGcggaggccaggctggagcagaaCCGCTGCGGGGTCCGCATGTTTAAGGAAG CCGACTTCCCGGCGCCGGCGCTGGGGCAGAGGTGGGACCGGCTGCGCCTGACGCTGAGCCAGCCCTTCAGCAGGCACAGCCAGTTCGGGCTCTCCTTCATCCGCGTGCGCACGCCGCTGGACCCCCCGCGCCCCCCACAGCGCCCGGTGGGTGCCTCCTGCCCCGAGGCAGCGGTGATGGGCTCCTCCGCCACCGCCCGAGCACCGGGGAGCGCCCCTGAGGGCGcccatcccagctccctgcGTTCCGAGCCCATGGACAGCCCTtggagctccagccctgccttgtCCCGGAGCCTCTTTCCAGCACCCTGCTC GAGCcgcagggaggaggaggaggaggaggagctgaggCTGAAGCGGCGCCTGTCCCAGCTGGAGCCCTCCTGCCTCAGCCGCCCGGCGCGGATGCTGCTCTCGGCGGCGCGGAGCCGGGCGCTGAGGTCCAGAACCAGCCCCAGGGGGGACCCGGCGCTGCTGGAGGGGGGTCCCGGAGGAGCCGCGGCGCCCG GCTCTGCCGAGGGTGTCCCCACCAGAGCCCCCAGGGACAGCAGGCGGGGAGCTCCCAGCAG GTCCCTGCCAGGCCCCCCCAGGGCAGGAGCCCGGCCCAGAGCCCGCAGGCAGCGAGTGGGGCACAGCAGGACAGGGGGCAGCAAAGGGGGCAGCGGCCACAGGGAGACGGGCGTCTGCCCCATCTGCTCCG cctgcttcagcctggagctgctccccaCACACGCCTCGGGCTGTGGGGAGGATGCTGACGGAGCCCGGCCTTCCTCCACGGTGACAGGGGCCCCCTGGGTGTCCTGCCCCATCTGCGACCTGCCCTTCAGCGCCCAGGAGGTGCAGCTGCACGCCAGCACGTGTGGGGAGCCCGCGGGGACATGGGGCAGCCCGGCCTCACCCTCAtcacccagccccacagggcTGTGA
- the LOC115603638 gene encoding putative short transient receptor potential channel 2-like protein isoform X5: protein MAHGPLAGPALQDYVSRHAPRRSAGTGRGGNRDRGRDRDQEQEEDRDRDQERGRDRFVRGGGSRERLRKEGGSVPAPGGPGWLRLKSALWCPSPHSRRAPGWGLGCATTSVPSQQDPKFPAENLLRADAPRPWLGCPQDRSRQLRVELQLERAIPIGYVDVGNCGCAFLQLEVGRSSWPRDRPYLPLVPSVALMTPAEARLEQNRCGVRMFKEADFPAPALGQRWDRLRLTLSQPFSRHSQFGLSFIRVRTPLDPPRPPQRPVGASCPEAAVMGSSATARAPGSAPEGAHPSSLRSEPMDSPWSSSPALSRSLFPAPCSSRREEEEEEELRLKRRLSQLEPSCLSRPARMLLSAARSRALRSRTSPRGDPALLEGGPGGAAAPGPCQAPPGQEPGPEPAGSEWGTAGQGAAKGAAATGRRASAPSAPPASAWSCSPHTPRAVGRMLTEPGLPPR from the exons ATGGCGCACGGTCCCTTAGCGGGCCCCGCGCTGCAGGACTACGTGTCCCGTCATGCACCGCGGCGGAGCGCCGGGACCGGCCGAGGCGGGAACCGGGACCGGGGCCGGGACCGggaccaggagcaggaggaggaccGAGACCGGGATCAGGAGCGGGGCCGGGATCGGTTCGTGCGTGGCGGGGGCTCGCGGGAGCG GCTCCGGAAGGAAGGAGGCTCCGTCCCGGCTCCGGGGGGTCCCGGATGGCTCCGGTTAAAATCAGCTTTGTGGTGTCCTTCTCCTCACAG CCGCCGGGCTCCCGGCTGGGGTCTCGGCTGTGCCACCACGTCTGTGCCCTCGCAGCAGGACCCCAAATTCCCGGCAGAGAACCTGCTCCGTGCGGACGCCCCCCGGCCCTGGCTGGGCTGCCCGCAGGACCGCAGCCGGCAGCTCCGCgtggagctgcagctggagcgCGCCATTCCCATCGGATACGTGGATGTTG GGAACTGCGGCTGCGCCTTCCTGCAGCTCGAGGTGGGACGCTCGTCGTGGCCGCGGGACCGGCCCTACCTCCCGCTGGTGCCCAGCGTGGCGCTGATGACCCCGGcggaggccaggctggagcagaaCCGCTGCGGGGTCCGCATGTTTAAGGAAG CCGACTTCCCGGCGCCGGCGCTGGGGCAGAGGTGGGACCGGCTGCGCCTGACGCTGAGCCAGCCCTTCAGCAGGCACAGCCAGTTCGGGCTCTCCTTCATCCGCGTGCGCACGCCGCTGGACCCCCCGCGCCCCCCACAGCGCCCGGTGGGTGCCTCCTGCCCCGAGGCAGCGGTGATGGGCTCCTCCGCCACCGCCCGAGCACCGGGGAGCGCCCCTGAGGGCGcccatcccagctccctgcGTTCCGAGCCCATGGACAGCCCTtggagctccagccctgccttgtCCCGGAGCCTCTTTCCAGCACCCTGCTC GAGCcgcagggaggaggaggaggaggaggagctgaggCTGAAGCGGCGCCTGTCCCAGCTGGAGCCCTCCTGCCTCAGCCGCCCGGCGCGGATGCTGCTCTCGGCGGCGCGGAGCCGGGCGCTGAGGTCCAGAACCAGCCCCAGGGGGGACCCGGCGCTGCTGGAGGGGGGTCCCGGAGGAGCCGCGGCGCCCG GTCCCTGCCAGGCCCCCCCAGGGCAGGAGCCCGGCCCAGAGCCCGCAGGCAGCGAGTGGGGCACAGCAGGACAGGGGGCAGCAAAGGGGGCAGCGGCCACAGGGAGACGGGCGTCTGCCCCATCTGCTCCG cctgcttcagcctggagctgctccccaCACACGCCTCGGGCTGTGGGGAGGATGCTGACGGAGCCCGGCCTTCCTCCACGGTGA
- the LOC115603638 gene encoding putative short transient receptor potential channel 2-like protein isoform X4 yields the protein MAHGPLAGPALQDYVSRHAPRRSAGTGRGGNRDRGRDRDQEQEEDRDRDQERGRDRFVRGGGSRERLRKEGGSVPAPGGPGWLRLKSALWCPSPHSRRAPGWGLGCATTSVPSQQDPKFPAENLLRADAPRPWLGCPQDRSRQLRVELQLERAIPIGYVDVGNCGCAFLQLEVGRSSWPRDRPYLPLVPSVALMTPAEARLEQNRCGVRMFKEADFPAPALGQRWDRLRLTLSQPFSRHSQFGLSFIRVRTPLDPPRPPQRPVGASCPEAAVMGSSATARAPGSAPEGAHPSSLRSEPMDSPWSSSPALSRSLFPAPCSRGWGHLEVLPPSPCSRSPAQEPQGGGGGGGAEAEAAPVPAGALLPQPPGADAALGGAEPGAEVQNQPQGGPGAAGGGSRRSRGARLCRGCPHQSPQGQQAGSSQQVPARPPQGRSPAQSPQAASGAQQDRGQQRGQRPQGDGRLPHLLRLLQPGAAPHTRLGLWGGC from the exons ATGGCGCACGGTCCCTTAGCGGGCCCCGCGCTGCAGGACTACGTGTCCCGTCATGCACCGCGGCGGAGCGCCGGGACCGGCCGAGGCGGGAACCGGGACCGGGGCCGGGACCGggaccaggagcaggaggaggaccGAGACCGGGATCAGGAGCGGGGCCGGGATCGGTTCGTGCGTGGCGGGGGCTCGCGGGAGCG GCTCCGGAAGGAAGGAGGCTCCGTCCCGGCTCCGGGGGGTCCCGGATGGCTCCGGTTAAAATCAGCTTTGTGGTGTCCTTCTCCTCACAG CCGCCGGGCTCCCGGCTGGGGTCTCGGCTGTGCCACCACGTCTGTGCCCTCGCAGCAGGACCCCAAATTCCCGGCAGAGAACCTGCTCCGTGCGGACGCCCCCCGGCCCTGGCTGGGCTGCCCGCAGGACCGCAGCCGGCAGCTCCGCgtggagctgcagctggagcgCGCCATTCCCATCGGATACGTGGATGTTG GGAACTGCGGCTGCGCCTTCCTGCAGCTCGAGGTGGGACGCTCGTCGTGGCCGCGGGACCGGCCCTACCTCCCGCTGGTGCCCAGCGTGGCGCTGATGACCCCGGcggaggccaggctggagcagaaCCGCTGCGGGGTCCGCATGTTTAAGGAAG CCGACTTCCCGGCGCCGGCGCTGGGGCAGAGGTGGGACCGGCTGCGCCTGACGCTGAGCCAGCCCTTCAGCAGGCACAGCCAGTTCGGGCTCTCCTTCATCCGCGTGCGCACGCCGCTGGACCCCCCGCGCCCCCCACAGCGCCCGGTGGGTGCCTCCTGCCCCGAGGCAGCGGTGATGGGCTCCTCCGCCACCGCCCGAGCACCGGGGAGCGCCCCTGAGGGCGcccatcccagctccctgcGTTCCGAGCCCATGGACAGCCCTtggagctccagccctgccttgtCCCGGAGCCTCTTTCCAGCACCCTGCTC CCGGGGCTGGGGGCACCTCGAGGTGCTGCCTCCGAGCCCCTGCTCCCGATCTCCTGCCCAGGAGCcgcagggaggaggaggaggaggaggagctgaggCTGAAGCGGCGCCTGTCCCAGCTGGAGCCCTCCTGCCTCAGCCGCCCGGCGCGGATGCTGCTCTCGGCGGCGCGGAGCCGGGCGCTGAGGTCCAGAACCAGCCCCAGGGGGGACCCGGCGCTGCTGGAGGGGGGTCCCGGAGGAGCCGCGGCGCCCG GCTCTGCCGAGGGTGTCCCCACCAGAGCCCCCAGGGACAGCAGGCGGGGAGCTCCCAGCAG GTCCCTGCCAGGCCCCCCCAGGGCAGGAGCCCGGCCCAGAGCCCGCAGGCAGCGAGTGGGGCACAGCAGGACAGGGGGCAGCAAAGGGGGCAGCGGCCACAGGGAGACGGGCGTCTGCCCCATCTGCTCCG cctgcttcagcctggagctgctccccaCACACGCCTCGGGCTGTGGGGAGGATGCTGA